One stretch of Variovorax sp. TBS-050B DNA includes these proteins:
- a CDS encoding glycosyltransferase family 2 protein: MTEPQTSIDAAGAPLRIAAVIPCYNEALAIAQVVAQFRAALPEAEIHVFDNNSTDDTAAIARAAGAWVTHVAAPGKGNVVRRMFADVEADIYVTVDGDATYDVASARRLVDALVAGNLDMVVGSRVDDGQNALTYRAGHRFGNRMLTGAVAQLFGGGLTDMLSGYRVFSRRYVKSFPALSQGFEIETELTVHALELRMPYAEIETAYSTRPEGSHSKLSTYRDGWRILRTICKLFVSERPLQFFSIFATLLAVAAIALAIPLLITYMQTGLVPRLPTAVLATGAMLAAMLSMVCGVVMHAIRLARRETKRLRYLAVPGVGQFRRKA, translated from the coding sequence ATGACCGAGCCCCAGACTTCCATCGACGCCGCCGGCGCGCCCCTGCGCATCGCCGCGGTGATCCCCTGCTACAACGAGGCGCTCGCCATCGCGCAGGTGGTCGCGCAGTTCCGCGCCGCGCTGCCCGAGGCCGAGATCCACGTCTTCGACAACAACTCCACCGACGACACCGCCGCCATCGCGCGCGCCGCGGGCGCCTGGGTCACGCACGTGGCCGCGCCGGGCAAGGGCAACGTGGTGCGCCGCATGTTCGCCGACGTGGAGGCCGACATCTACGTGACGGTCGACGGCGACGCGACCTACGACGTGGCGAGTGCGCGCCGGCTGGTGGATGCGCTGGTCGCAGGCAACCTCGACATGGTGGTCGGCAGCCGCGTCGACGACGGCCAGAACGCGCTCACCTACCGCGCCGGCCACCGCTTCGGCAACCGCATGCTCACCGGCGCGGTGGCGCAGCTCTTCGGCGGCGGGCTGACCGACATGCTCTCGGGCTACCGCGTGTTCTCGCGCCGCTACGTGAAGTCGTTCCCCGCGCTCTCGCAGGGCTTCGAGATCGAGACCGAACTCACGGTGCATGCGCTCGAGCTGCGCATGCCCTATGCCGAGATCGAGACCGCCTACAGCACGCGGCCCGAGGGCTCGCACAGCAAGCTCTCGACCTACCGCGACGGCTGGCGCATCCTCAGGACCATCTGCAAGCTCTTCGTGAGCGAGCGGCCGCTGCAGTTCTTCTCGATCTTCGCCACGCTGCTGGCGGTGGCGGCGATCGCGCTGGCCATTCCGCTCCTGATCACCTACATGCAGACCGGCCTGGTGCCGCGCCTGCCCACCGCGGTGCTCGCGACCGGCGCGATGCTCGCGGCCATGCTCTCGATGGTCTGCGGCGTGGTGATGCACGCGATCCGGCTCGCGCGCCGCGAGACCAAGCGGCTGCGCTACCTCGCGGTGCCGGGCGTCGGGCAGTTCCGCCGCAAGGCATGA
- a CDS encoding GtrA family protein: MTKAGREFLRFAAVGAAGFVVDVAVLYLAAPWLGWYGARVLSFLVAATATWALNRRYTFTTRRSGTSIVREYLGYLVTMLGGAVVNYGAYVGVLHAFEGRWVPALGVAAGSCAGLVVNFLAARHLVFKARREP, encoded by the coding sequence ATGACCAAGGCGGGCCGCGAGTTCCTGCGCTTCGCCGCGGTCGGCGCCGCGGGTTTCGTGGTCGACGTGGCGGTGCTCTACCTCGCGGCGCCCTGGCTCGGCTGGTACGGCGCGCGCGTGCTGTCCTTCCTTGTCGCCGCCACGGCCACCTGGGCGCTGAACCGGCGCTACACCTTCACGACGCGGCGTTCGGGCACCTCGATCGTGCGCGAATACCTCGGCTATCTCGTCACCATGCTCGGCGGCGCGGTCGTGAACTACGGCGCCTACGTCGGGGTGCTGCATGCCTTCGAGGGCCGCTGGGTGCCCGCGCTCGGCGTCGCGGCCGGCAGCTGCGCGGGCCTGGTGGTCAACTTCCTGGCCGCGCGGCACCTCGTGTTCAAGGCGCGGCGCGAGCCCTAG
- a CDS encoding amidohydrolase family protein — MAEIATGAKSGKVVIQNIGLLLSGDIDRPILDADTIVVNDGLIVAVGKQKDCDLEGAKTVIDAKKTCVAPGLIDSHVHPVFGDWTPRQGQIGWIDSTMNGGVTTMISAGEVHLPGRPKDIVGLKALAITAQRAFDNFRPGGVKVLAGAPVIEKGMVESDFKELAEAGVGLLGEVGLGSVKAGYEAKEMVAWARKYGIQSTIHTGGPSIPGSGLIDKDVVLEADADVIGHINGGHTSLPEAHVCELCEKSSRAIEIVHNGNEKVAIAAARAALELKCPHRVILGTDGPAGSGVQPLGILRMIAMLSSIANIPAELVFCFATGNTAKIRKLNCGLIEVGRDADFVFMDRAQHSPAPGLLESVQLGDIPGVGMVMIDGIVRCGRSRNTPPATEIPVVLA, encoded by the coding sequence ATGGCAGAAATCGCAACCGGCGCCAAGTCGGGCAAGGTCGTCATCCAGAACATAGGGCTGCTGCTCTCGGGCGACATCGACCGCCCCATCCTCGACGCCGACACCATCGTGGTGAACGACGGCCTGATCGTCGCGGTCGGCAAGCAGAAGGACTGCGACCTCGAGGGCGCGAAGACCGTCATCGATGCGAAGAAGACCTGCGTCGCGCCGGGCCTGATCGACAGCCACGTGCACCCGGTGTTCGGCGACTGGACGCCGCGCCAGGGCCAGATCGGCTGGATCGACTCGACGATGAACGGCGGCGTCACCACCATGATCTCGGCCGGCGAGGTGCACCTGCCGGGCCGGCCCAAGGACATCGTGGGCCTGAAGGCGCTGGCCATCACCGCGCAGCGCGCCTTCGACAACTTCCGCCCCGGCGGCGTGAAGGTGCTCGCCGGTGCGCCGGTGATCGAGAAGGGCATGGTCGAGAGCGACTTCAAGGAGCTCGCCGAAGCCGGCGTGGGCCTGCTCGGCGAAGTGGGCCTGGGCTCGGTCAAGGCCGGCTACGAAGCCAAGGAGATGGTCGCCTGGGCGCGCAAGTACGGCATCCAGAGCACCATCCACACCGGCGGCCCCTCGATCCCGGGCTCGGGCCTGATCGACAAGGACGTGGTGCTCGAGGCCGACGCCGACGTGATCGGCCACATCAACGGCGGCCACACCTCGCTGCCCGAGGCGCATGTGTGCGAGCTCTGCGAGAAGAGCTCGCGCGCGATCGAGATCGTGCACAACGGCAACGAGAAGGTCGCGATCGCGGCGGCCAGGGCCGCGCTCGAACTCAAGTGCCCGCACCGCGTGATCCTCGGCACCGACGGGCCCGCGGGCTCGGGCGTGCAGCCGCTCGGCATCCTGCGCATGATCGCGATGCTCTCGTCCATCGCCAACATCCCGGCCGAGCTGGTGTTCTGCTTCGCCACCGGCAACACCGCGAAAATCCGCAAGCTCAACTGCGGGCTGATCGAGGTCGGGCGCGACGCCGACTTCGTCTTCATGGACCGGGCCCAGCATTCGCCGGCGCCGGGCCTGCTCGAAAGCGTGCAGCTCGGCGACATCCCGGGCGTGGGCATGGTGATGATCGACGGCATCGTGCGCTGCGGCCGCAGCCGCAACACGCCGCCCGCCACCGAGATCCCGGTGGTGCTGGCCTAG
- a CDS encoding TetR family transcriptional regulator, translating into MSERKTPAAKPQRRTGVREAAAQATRDSILKAATKVFAKYGYDGGSVEKISKAAKSYDRMIYYYFGSKEGLFIAVLEGIYQRMDDAEAAIALDASRPVEALTEVIRFVLGYYRRNPEFVTLLNTENLHKGRHIAKSLRAREYSSRAVAIIAEILASGAAQGLFRKDLVARDIYLLIASTGYFYTSNRHTLTAFLGEPLESPEAIAHWEDFVIETLLRTVRADEAQDAGNTPPHDEDTSKWQKSQPAPSRARSSSRT; encoded by the coding sequence ATGAGCGAACGCAAGACACCCGCCGCCAAGCCCCAGCGCCGCACCGGCGTGCGCGAGGCCGCGGCCCAGGCCACGCGCGACAGCATCCTGAAGGCGGCGACCAAGGTCTTCGCGAAGTACGGCTACGACGGCGGCAGCGTCGAGAAGATCTCCAAGGCCGCGAAGTCGTACGACCGGATGATCTACTACTACTTCGGCAGCAAGGAAGGCCTGTTCATCGCGGTGCTCGAGGGCATCTACCAGCGCATGGACGATGCCGAGGCCGCGATCGCGCTCGATGCCTCGCGACCCGTGGAGGCGCTGACCGAGGTGATCCGCTTCGTGCTCGGCTACTACCGCCGCAACCCCGAGTTCGTCACGCTGCTCAACACCGAGAACCTGCACAAGGGCCGGCACATCGCCAAGTCGCTGCGGGCGCGCGAGTATTCGTCGCGCGCGGTGGCGATCATCGCCGAGATCCTCGCGAGCGGCGCGGCGCAGGGCCTGTTCCGCAAGGACCTGGTGGCGCGCGACATCTACCTGCTGATCGCCTCCACCGGCTACTTCTACACCTCGAACCGGCACACGCTGACCGCCTTCCTCGGCGAGCCGCTGGAATCGCCCGAGGCGATCGCGCACTGGGAAGACTTCGTGATCGAGACGCTGCTGCGCACGGTGCGCGCGGACGAGGCGCAGGACGCAGGCAACACCCCACCCCACGACGAGGACACAAGCAAATGGCAGAAATCGCAACCGGCGCCAAGTCGGGCAAGGTCGTCATCCAGAACATAG
- a CDS encoding ferredoxin--NADP reductase, with amino-acid sequence MSAFSEERVLSVHHWTDRLFTFTTTRDPALRFSNGHFTMIGLKVNNKPLLRAYSIVSPNYEEHLEFLSIKVEEGPLTSKLQHIQVGDTIIVGRKPTGTLLIDYTLPGKRLYLFGTGTGLAPFMSIIRDPDTYEKFEQVILVHGVRQVDELAYHDLVTDHLPKHEFLGEMVAKQLLYYPTVTREEFRNQGRITDLIKTNKLTDDLGLPPLNPTEDRVMLCGSPGLLVDLKHILEERGFKEGNTSTPGDFVVERAFAEK; translated from the coding sequence ATGAGTGCATTCAGCGAAGAACGCGTCCTCAGCGTCCACCACTGGACCGACCGCCTGTTCACCTTCACCACCACGCGCGATCCGGCGCTGCGCTTTTCGAACGGCCACTTCACGATGATCGGGCTGAAGGTCAACAACAAGCCGCTGCTGCGCGCCTACAGCATCGTGAGCCCCAACTACGAGGAGCACCTCGAGTTCCTCAGCATCAAGGTGGAAGAAGGCCCGCTGACCTCGAAGCTGCAGCACATCCAGGTGGGCGACACCATCATCGTGGGCCGCAAGCCCACGGGCACGCTGCTGATCGACTACACGCTGCCGGGCAAGCGCCTCTACCTGTTCGGCACGGGCACCGGCCTCGCACCGTTCATGAGCATCATCCGCGACCCGGACACCTACGAGAAGTTCGAGCAGGTCATCCTGGTGCACGGCGTGCGCCAGGTCGACGAGCTGGCCTACCACGACCTCGTGACCGACCACCTGCCCAAGCACGAGTTCCTCGGCGAGATGGTCGCGAAGCAGCTGCTCTACTACCCCACGGTCACGCGCGAGGAGTTCCGCAACCAGGGCCGCATCACCGACCTGATCAAGACCAACAAGCTCACCGACGACCTTGGCCTGCCGCCGCTGAACCCGACCGAGGACCGCGTGATGCTCTGCGGCAGCCCCGGCCTGCTGGTGGACCTGAAGCACATCCTCGAGGAACGCGGTTTCAAGGAAGGCAACACCTCCACGCCCGGCGACTTCGTCGTCGAGCGCGCCTTCGCAGAGAAGTAA
- a CDS encoding 6-hydroxynicotinate reductase, with the protein MTEHTKTDGMPGMDMPVVAEAGAGAFGKAPPRNERMSAAKVECNACPVLCQISEGRTGACDRYANREGVLVRVDPVVLLRRELASEAPALVPFDRPAAEKTEGAAPDWNGDLLHADEVFVTGVGSSTTYPDYKPAPFIVASKAQGVDMVTVVTEGIFSYCSFKVKIDTDRYLGPEQANVRYRGEVVGHVTTAEYGSQMLSLGGVHHLTGGSKKEGRMTAELMQLLGNKKAVECTIDGGSTLVIQAGRAPIVNGVEEQRMRVGCGSAAVGIFARQFAGLADEVVVVDDHITGVLTEHQAGRCLDMAPSGIQMLGRKSTPGRYFQVANPGNGWGGTDIADPLSIIEGWEEGVARPGLRLLMTSTTGEHAQWYVLDAALKPVEQPMPPEVRRIVDRIGENCEPSLCTVLFLGGAGGSLRAGVTENPVLLTRAIKRALVNVTCGGAPAYVWPGGGITVMADVMRMPDNSFGTVPTPAIVAPIEFSMRRADYEALGGHTASIFTLEQALARGAWQEDGAPLARQWLAMDAANPWPLGHTPMLG; encoded by the coding sequence ATGACAGAACACACCAAGACAGACGGCATGCCCGGCATGGACATGCCGGTGGTCGCCGAAGCCGGTGCCGGCGCCTTCGGCAAGGCGCCGCCGCGCAACGAGCGCATGAGCGCCGCCAAGGTCGAGTGCAACGCCTGCCCGGTGCTGTGCCAGATCTCCGAAGGCCGCACCGGCGCCTGCGACCGCTACGCCAACCGCGAGGGCGTGCTGGTGCGCGTCGACCCGGTGGTGCTGCTGCGCCGCGAGCTCGCGAGCGAAGCGCCCGCGCTGGTGCCCTTCGACCGCCCCGCCGCCGAGAAAACCGAGGGCGCCGCCCCCGACTGGAACGGCGACCTGCTGCATGCCGACGAGGTCTTCGTCACCGGCGTGGGCTCGTCCACCACCTACCCCGACTACAAGCCCGCGCCCTTCATCGTCGCCTCGAAGGCGCAGGGCGTGGACATGGTCACCGTCGTCACCGAAGGCATCTTCAGCTACTGCAGCTTCAAGGTGAAGATCGACACCGACCGCTACCTCGGCCCCGAACAGGCCAACGTGCGCTACCGCGGCGAGGTGGTGGGCCACGTCACCACGGCCGAGTACGGCTCGCAGATGCTCTCGCTCGGCGGCGTGCACCACCTCACGGGCGGCAGCAAGAAGGAAGGCCGCATGACGGCCGAGCTGATGCAGCTGCTCGGCAACAAGAAGGCCGTGGAGTGCACCATCGACGGCGGCTCCACGCTCGTGATCCAGGCCGGCCGCGCGCCCATCGTCAACGGTGTCGAGGAGCAGCGCATGCGCGTGGGCTGCGGCTCCGCGGCGGTTGGCATCTTCGCGCGCCAGTTCGCGGGCCTGGCCGACGAGGTGGTGGTGGTCGACGACCACATCACCGGCGTGCTCACCGAGCACCAGGCCGGCCGCTGCCTCGACATGGCGCCCTCGGGCATCCAGATGCTCGGGCGCAAGTCGACGCCGGGGCGCTACTTCCAGGTGGCCAATCCGGGCAACGGCTGGGGCGGCACCGACATCGCCGATCCGCTCTCGATCATCGAGGGCTGGGAGGAGGGCGTGGCGCGTCCGGGCCTGCGCCTCCTGATGACCTCGACCACCGGCGAGCATGCGCAGTGGTACGTGCTCGACGCGGCGCTCAAGCCCGTCGAGCAGCCGATGCCGCCCGAGGTGCGCCGCATCGTCGATCGCATCGGCGAGAACTGCGAACCATCGCTGTGCACCGTGCTGTTCCTCGGTGGTGCGGGCGGGTCCCTGCGCGCCGGCGTGACAGAGAACCCGGTGCTGCTCACGCGGGCCATCAAGCGCGCGCTCGTCAACGTGACCTGCGGCGGTGCACCGGCCTACGTGTGGCCCGGCGGCGGCATCACGGTGATGGCCGACGTCATGCGCATGCCCGACAACAGCTTCGGCACGGTGCCCACGCCGGCCATCGTGGCGCCGATCGAGTTCAGCATGCGGCGCGCCGACTACGAGGCGCTCGGCGGCCACACCGCGAGCATCTTCACGCTCGAGCAGGCGCTCGCGCGCGGCGCGTGGCAGGAAGACGGCGCGCCGCTCGCGCGCCAGTGGCTCGCGATGGACGCGGCCAATCCGTGGCCGCTCGGGCACACGCCGATGCTGGGCTGA
- a CDS encoding amino acid synthesis family protein gives MIDIRRVFTQIEHIHHEFGPRADTPLVRGAIGAVLTNPFAGRYEPDILPMMALLDPVGVDMAHRLHAAMDVPLEQIATYGKGAIVGAAGELEHGALWHVPGGYAMRELLGWKGDRAAYTAGKGEEKTGQPGNALSIVPSTKKVGPPGAALDVPLTNINASYVRGQFDAIEVRVPGAPAADEIVFILAMSTGYRVHARVGGLLAKDISKWDGLR, from the coding sequence ATGATCGATATACGCCGCGTCTTCACCCAGATCGAGCACATCCACCACGAGTTCGGCCCGCGCGCCGACACCCCGTTGGTGCGCGGTGCCATCGGCGCGGTGCTGACCAATCCCTTCGCCGGCCGCTACGAGCCCGACATCCTCCCGATGATGGCGCTGCTCGATCCGGTGGGCGTGGACATGGCGCACCGCCTGCACGCCGCGATGGACGTGCCGCTGGAGCAGATCGCCACCTACGGCAAGGGCGCCATCGTCGGCGCCGCGGGCGAGCTGGAGCACGGTGCGCTGTGGCACGTGCCCGGCGGCTACGCGATGCGCGAGCTGCTCGGCTGGAAGGGCGACCGCGCGGCCTACACCGCGGGCAAGGGCGAGGAGAAGACCGGCCAGCCCGGCAACGCGCTCTCGATCGTGCCCTCGACCAAGAAGGTGGGCCCGCCCGGCGCCGCGCTCGACGTGCCGCTCACCAACATCAACGCCAGCTACGTGCGCGGCCAGTTCGACGCGATCGAGGTGCGCGTGCCCGGCGCGCCCGCGGCCGACGAGATCGTCTTCATCCTCGCGATGAGCACCGGCTACCGCGTGCATGCGCGCGTGGGCGGGTTGCTGGCGAAAGACATCAGCAAGTGGGACGGCCTGCGCTGA
- a CDS encoding amino acid synthesis family protein: MTTANIRKLVIQVDETRKEMGQDITPPTRRAVAIAVIENPYAGRYSENLDQLIAIGEELGALLGQKAVKALGIEPGQAQSYGKAAIVGEGGELEHAAAILHPKLGAPLRVAVEKGAALVPSAKKRGTLGTAIDVPLGHKDAAFVRSHFDAVEARVSDAPRANEIVVAVAVTDSGRPLPRIGGLQVSEIKGEDGLR; this comes from the coding sequence ATGACCACCGCCAACATCCGCAAGCTCGTCATCCAGGTCGACGAGACCCGTAAGGAGATGGGCCAGGACATCACGCCCCCCACGCGCCGCGCCGTCGCGATCGCCGTGATCGAGAACCCCTACGCGGGCCGCTACAGCGAGAACCTCGACCAGCTGATCGCGATCGGCGAGGAGCTCGGCGCGCTGCTCGGCCAGAAGGCCGTGAAGGCGCTCGGCATCGAGCCCGGCCAGGCGCAGAGCTACGGCAAGGCCGCGATCGTGGGCGAGGGCGGTGAACTGGAGCATGCCGCCGCGATCCTGCATCCCAAGCTCGGCGCGCCGCTGCGCGTGGCGGTCGAGAAGGGCGCGGCGCTGGTGCCCTCGGCCAAGAAGCGCGGCACGCTCGGCACCGCCATCGACGTGCCGCTCGGCCACAAGGACGCCGCCTTCGTGCGCAGCCACTTCGACGCCGTCGAGGCCCGCGTGTCCGATGCGCCGCGCGCGAACGAGATCGTGGTGGCCGTGGCCGTCACCGACAGCGGCCGGCCGCTGCCCCGCATCGGCGGCCTGCAGGTTTCCGAAATCAAGGGCGAAGACGGCCTTCGCTGA
- a CDS encoding ABC transporter substrate-binding protein → MIPLRHVLNATALAAICVLVPAHAQGVIKIGEINSYKAQPAFLEPYKKGMELAVDEINAKGGVNGKKIELISRDDNANPGDAVRVAEELISREKVDVLAGAFLSNTGLALTDFAKQKKFFYLAAEPLTDKIVWSNGNKYTYRLRPSTYMQVAMLVPEAAKLKKKRWAVVYPNYEYGQSSVATFKQLLKAAQPDVEFVAEQAPPLGKVDSGSVVQALADAKPDAIFNVLFGADLSKFVREGNTRGLFKDREVVSVLTGEPEYLDPLKDEAPNGWIVTGYPWNGVKTAEHKAFLDAYQAKFKDYPRLGSVVGYSAIHSIAAGIKKAGGTDTEKLVAAFKGLQVDTPFGKISYRAQDNQSTMGAYVGKTKNDGGKGVMVDYVYLDGAKFQPSDDEVKKMRPAD, encoded by the coding sequence ATGATCCCGTTGCGTCATGTCCTCAACGCCACCGCCCTCGCTGCGATCTGCGTCCTCGTCCCTGCCCACGCCCAGGGCGTGATCAAGATCGGCGAGATCAACAGCTACAAGGCGCAGCCCGCCTTCCTCGAGCCCTACAAGAAGGGCATGGAACTCGCGGTCGACGAGATCAACGCCAAGGGCGGCGTCAACGGCAAGAAGATCGAACTCATCAGCCGCGACGACAACGCCAACCCCGGCGATGCGGTGCGCGTGGCCGAGGAGCTGATCTCGCGCGAGAAGGTCGACGTGCTCGCGGGCGCCTTCCTCTCGAACACCGGCCTCGCGCTGACCGACTTCGCGAAGCAGAAGAAGTTCTTCTATCTGGCTGCCGAGCCGCTGACCGACAAGATCGTCTGGAGCAACGGCAACAAGTACACCTACCGCCTGCGCCCGTCGACCTACATGCAGGTCGCGATGCTGGTGCCCGAGGCCGCCAAGCTCAAGAAGAAGCGCTGGGCCGTCGTGTACCCCAACTACGAATACGGCCAGTCGTCGGTGGCCACCTTCAAGCAGCTGCTCAAGGCTGCGCAGCCCGACGTGGAGTTCGTCGCCGAGCAGGCGCCGCCGCTCGGCAAGGTCGATTCGGGCAGCGTGGTGCAGGCGCTGGCCGATGCCAAGCCCGACGCGATCTTCAACGTGCTGTTCGGCGCCGACCTCTCGAAGTTCGTGCGCGAAGGCAACACGCGCGGCCTGTTCAAGGACCGCGAGGTGGTGAGCGTGCTGACCGGCGAGCCCGAGTACCTCGACCCGCTCAAGGACGAGGCGCCCAACGGCTGGATCGTGACCGGCTATCCGTGGAACGGCGTCAAGACGGCGGAGCACAAGGCCTTCCTCGACGCCTACCAGGCCAAGTTCAAGGACTATCCGCGGCTCGGCTCAGTGGTCGGCTACAGCGCCATCCATTCGATCGCGGCGGGCATCAAGAAGGCCGGCGGCACCGACACCGAGAAGCTGGTCGCGGCCTTCAAGGGCCTGCAGGTCGACACGCCCTTCGGCAAGATCAGCTACCGCGCGCAGGACAACCAGTCCACCATGGGCGCCTACGTCGGCAAGACGAAGAACGACGGCGGCAAGGGCGTGATGGTCGACTACGTGTACCTCGACGGCGCGAAGTTCCAGCCGTCGGACGACGAAGTCAAGAAGATGCGCCCCGCAGACTGA
- a CDS encoding ABC transporter permease — protein MSFSGFVVQLLNGLAGASSLFLVAAGLSLIFGVTRIVNFAHGSFFMVGIYVAYTLVEKLGSSLGFWPSLLIAALAVGVLGALIEVVLLRRIYKAPELFQLLATFALVLVIKDAVLWLWGPDELLGPRAPGLKGSVEILGRQFPSYDLFLIVVGPVVLGLVWLLLTRTRFGTLVRAATQDREMVSALGVNQAWLFTAVFALGALLAGLGGALQLPREPATLEMDLNTIGAAFVVVVVGGMGSLPGAYVAALLIAEIKAVCIWLGVVQIFGIDVSFSKLTLMVDFLVMAAVLVWRPWGLFGRAQAPSRYVGMQEEPLRRPGNAYMAGAAVLALLLAGLPLLAADSPYTMVLTIDLMIAALFATSLHFIMGPAGMHSFGHAAYFGLGAYGAALLARSLGLPMELTLIVAPLVAALGAFVYGWFAVRLSGVYLAMLTLAFAQITWAITYQWDSFTGGSNGLTGVWPSAWLSDKRNYYWLTLLLVGLGIWWLRRVLYSPFGYALRAGRDSVLRADAIGIDVKRMQWAAFVIAGAVAGLAGALFAFSKGSISPETLSVGRSVDGLVMVLLGGIQTLAGPVVGAVTFTWLHDTVARNTDYWRAMLGAIILILVLLFPQGIAGSIKQLAERFRGAKHDAHGNGANKLEEVKA, from the coding sequence ATGAGCTTTTCAGGTTTTGTCGTTCAGTTGCTCAACGGGTTGGCCGGCGCGTCGTCGCTGTTCCTCGTGGCGGCCGGCCTCTCGTTGATCTTCGGCGTGACGCGCATCGTCAACTTCGCCCATGGCTCGTTCTTCATGGTCGGCATCTACGTGGCGTACACGCTGGTCGAGAAGCTCGGTTCCAGCCTGGGCTTCTGGCCTTCGCTGCTGATCGCCGCGCTCGCGGTCGGCGTGCTCGGCGCGCTGATCGAGGTGGTGCTGCTGCGCCGCATCTACAAGGCGCCCGAGCTGTTCCAGCTGCTCGCGACCTTCGCGCTGGTGCTCGTCATCAAGGACGCGGTGCTGTGGCTCTGGGGCCCCGATGAACTGCTGGGCCCTCGCGCGCCGGGCCTCAAGGGCTCGGTCGAGATCCTCGGGCGCCAGTTCCCTTCGTACGACCTGTTCCTGATCGTCGTCGGCCCGGTGGTGCTCGGCCTCGTGTGGCTGCTGCTCACGCGCACGCGCTTCGGCACGCTGGTGCGCGCCGCCACGCAGGACCGCGAGATGGTCAGCGCGCTCGGCGTCAACCAGGCCTGGCTCTTCACCGCGGTGTTCGCGCTCGGCGCACTGCTCGCGGGCCTCGGCGGCGCGCTGCAGCTGCCGCGCGAACCCGCCACGCTCGAGATGGACCTCAACACCATCGGCGCGGCCTTCGTGGTGGTGGTGGTCGGCGGCATGGGTTCGCTCCCGGGCGCCTACGTGGCGGCGCTGCTGATCGCGGAGATCAAGGCCGTGTGCATCTGGCTCGGCGTGGTGCAGATCTTCGGCATCGACGTGTCCTTCTCCAAGCTCACGCTGATGGTCGACTTCCTCGTGATGGCCGCGGTGCTCGTGTGGCGCCCCTGGGGCCTGTTCGGCCGGGCGCAGGCGCCGAGCCGCTACGTCGGCATGCAGGAGGAGCCGCTGCGCCGCCCAGGCAACGCCTACATGGCGGGCGCCGCGGTGCTCGCGCTGCTGCTGGCCGGCCTGCCGCTGCTCGCGGCCGATTCGCCTTACACCATGGTGCTCACCATCGACCTGATGATCGCGGCGCTGTTCGCGACCAGTCTGCACTTCATCATGGGACCGGCGGGCATGCATTCCTTCGGCCATGCGGCCTACTTCGGCCTCGGGGCCTACGGCGCCGCGCTGCTCGCGCGCTCGCTCGGCCTGCCGATGGAGCTCACGCTCATCGTCGCGCCGCTGGTGGCCGCGCTCGGCGCCTTCGTCTACGGCTGGTTCGCGGTGCGGCTCTCGGGCGTGTACCTGGCCATGCTCACGCTCGCCTTCGCGCAGATCACCTGGGCCATCACCTACCAGTGGGACAGCTTCACGGGCGGCAGCAACGGCCTCACGGGCGTGTGGCCCTCGGCCTGGCTCTCGGACAAGCGCAACTACTACTGGCTCACGCTGCTGCTGGTGGGCCTCGGCATCTGGTGGCTGCGGCGCGTGCTGTACTCGCCCTTCGGCTATGCGCTGCGCGCAGGCCGCGACTCGGTGCTGCGCGCCGACGCGATCGGCATCGACGTCAAGCGCATGCAGTGGGCGGCCTTCGTCATCGCGGGCGCGGTGGCGGGGCTCGCGGGCGCGCTGTTCGCGTTCTCCAAGGGCAGCATCTCGCCCGAGACGCTCTCGGTCGGCCGCTCGGTCGACGGGCTGGTGATGGTGCTGCTCGGCGGCATCCAGACCCTCGCGGGTCCGGTGGTCGGCGCCGTGACCTTCACCTGGCTGCACGACACCGTGGCGCGCAACACCGACTATTGGCGCGCGATGCTCGGCGCCATCATCCTGATCCTGGTGCTGCTGTTCCCGCAGGGCATCGCGGGCTCGATCAAGCAGCTCGCGGAGCGCTTCCGCGGCGCGAAGCACGATGCGCACGGCAACGGCGCCAACAAGCTCGAGGAGGTGAAGGCATGA